The following are encoded together in the Actinobacillus lignieresii genome:
- the dusC gene encoding tRNA dihydrouridine(16) synthase DusC has protein sequence MINNIPKVILAPMQGVLDPFVRKLLTAVNDYDLCISEFVRVVDQKLPKKAFYRLAPELLQGGLTDSGTPVRVQLLGQHPQWLAENARLAIELGSQGVDLNCGCPSKTVNGSNGGASLLKDPDLIYRATKAMREAVPQDQIVSVKVRLGWDSADQCFEIADAVAQGGANEITVHGRTKQDGYRVERINWQAIGEIQKRLSIPVIANGEIWDFESAKNCQNTTACSSLMIGRGALNTPNLSRVVKFNQPKMPWNEVLQLLFQYVNMENEHDSGFYHVARIKQWLHYLDKEYPEAKDLFQILKTEHGYDGLKAHIERAVNQGI, from the coding sequence ATGATAAATAATATACCCAAAGTGATTTTAGCACCGATGCAAGGTGTGCTTGATCCTTTTGTCCGTAAATTACTCACTGCCGTAAATGATTACGATCTCTGTATTTCCGAATTTGTACGAGTGGTGGATCAAAAATTGCCGAAGAAAGCGTTTTATCGCCTTGCCCCTGAATTGTTGCAAGGCGGTTTAACCGATTCGGGAACGCCTGTGAGAGTGCAGCTATTGGGGCAACATCCGCAATGGCTGGCGGAGAATGCCCGCTTGGCGATAGAGTTGGGATCGCAGGGAGTGGATTTGAATTGCGGTTGTCCGTCTAAAACGGTAAACGGCAGTAATGGCGGCGCATCATTGCTAAAAGATCCGGATTTGATTTATCGAGCAACCAAAGCAATGCGAGAAGCGGTTCCACAGGATCAGATCGTTTCGGTGAAAGTTCGTTTGGGCTGGGATTCGGCAGATCAATGTTTTGAGATCGCCGATGCGGTGGCACAAGGCGGCGCAAATGAAATTACCGTACACGGTCGCACCAAACAAGACGGCTATCGAGTAGAACGTATTAATTGGCAGGCAATCGGCGAAATCCAAAAACGCCTTTCGATTCCTGTGATTGCCAATGGCGAAATCTGGGATTTTGAATCGGCAAAAAACTGTCAAAATACGACCGCTTGTTCGAGCCTTATGATTGGACGAGGCGCATTAAACACACCGAACCTCAGCCGAGTGGTGAAATTTAATCAGCCTAAAATGCCATGGAATGAAGTGCTGCAATTACTGTTTCAATATGTGAATATGGAAAATGAGCATGACTCTGGTTTTTACCATGTTGCACGTATCAAGCAATGGCTGCATTATTTAGACAAAGAATATCCGGAAGCGAAAGATTTATTCCAAATACTCAAAACAGAGCACGGCTATGACGGTCTAAAAGCACATATTGAACGAGCGGTAAATCAAGGGATTTAA
- the djlA gene encoding co-chaperone DjlA, with protein MQFIGKIIGFFIGYKLFGGIFGGLLGVFIGHLADKKLYELGSVRSSIFGKNLTRQSLFTQTTFAVLGHIAKAKGRVTEDDIHLARLLMARLKLDANAQQLAQQAFTLGKEADFPLRQVIQEFREACGQRADLLRFFVEVQMQAALQDGQLDSNEQQILFTIAETMGMSRFQFEQMIAMVMAAQQFRSGGFYQQSQQQSGSYHQSQGNYGGYRPSGPNVKDAYTVLGVTENDDQNTVKRAYRKLMNEHHPDKLAAKGLPDEMMELAKEKAQQIQAAYDLICKTKGWK; from the coding sequence ATGCAATTTATTGGAAAAATTATCGGTTTTTTTATCGGGTATAAGTTGTTCGGCGGTATTTTCGGCGGTTTACTCGGCGTATTTATCGGACATTTGGCGGATAAGAAACTTTATGAATTAGGTTCGGTTCGTTCGTCAATTTTCGGTAAGAATTTGACTCGTCAATCCTTATTTACCCAAACGACCTTTGCGGTATTAGGGCATATTGCGAAAGCAAAAGGCAGAGTAACGGAAGACGATATTCATTTAGCTCGTTTGCTTATGGCTCGCCTTAAATTGGATGCGAATGCACAGCAACTTGCTCAACAAGCGTTTACACTGGGTAAAGAAGCGGATTTCCCGTTACGCCAAGTGATTCAAGAGTTTAGAGAGGCTTGCGGTCAGCGTGCCGATTTATTGCGTTTCTTTGTTGAAGTACAAATGCAAGCGGCGTTACAAGACGGGCAGTTAGATTCAAATGAGCAGCAGATTCTATTTACCATTGCCGAAACAATGGGAATGAGTCGTTTCCAATTTGAACAAATGATTGCAATGGTAATGGCGGCGCAACAATTCCGTTCCGGCGGTTTTTATCAACAATCTCAACAACAAAGCGGTTCATATCATCAATCTCAGGGCAATTACGGCGGCTACCGCCCAAGTGGCCCGAATGTTAAAGATGCCTACACGGTATTAGGCGTGACGGAAAACGATGATCAAAATACGGTTAAACGTGCGTATCGTAAGTTAATGAACGAACATCACCCGGATAAATTGGCGGCGAAAGGTTTACCGGATGAAATGATGGAATTAGCGAAAGAAAAAGCACAGCAAATTCAGGCGGCTTACGATTTGATTTGTAAGACGAAAGGTTGGAAATAA
- a CDS encoding DMT family transporter, whose product MINFWNHISPLMKGIICILLSALGFSLMALFMRLAGELPLAEKAIFRNAITALISGYVIWRNKQSFLGQAENRTLLLLRSITGLLGILCGVYIIDHLVLSDVDMIGKLTSFILIVFSAVFLKEKASYVQWGLCLSAFVGALFIIKPAFEIKFFPYVIGIIGAVFAALAYLCLRLLGKRAKPETSNTIVFFFSAFSTIVLLPFVFLDFVPITAIQFNYLLLSGITATVGQFCVTLAYKYAAAKDISIYSYASVLFSAFLGATIFEQFPDGWSVLGYLIIFSSGFLMFMFTRTKRKI is encoded by the coding sequence ATGATAAATTTTTGGAATCATATTTCCCCGTTAATGAAGGGAATTATTTGTATTTTATTATCGGCGTTAGGCTTTTCTCTGATGGCGCTTTTTATGCGTTTAGCCGGAGAACTGCCGTTAGCAGAGAAAGCGATTTTCCGTAACGCAATCACGGCATTGATTAGCGGTTACGTTATTTGGCGAAATAAACAATCGTTTTTAGGCCAAGCGGAAAACAGAACGTTATTATTACTGCGTTCTATTACCGGATTGCTTGGTATTTTATGCGGCGTTTATATTATCGATCACTTAGTATTAAGCGATGTAGATATGATCGGCAAGCTCACTTCTTTTATTTTAATCGTCTTTTCAGCCGTTTTTCTAAAGGAAAAAGCTTCTTACGTACAATGGGGATTGTGTTTGTCGGCATTTGTCGGTGCGCTATTTATTATTAAACCGGCATTTGAGATAAAGTTTTTCCCTTATGTCATCGGGATAATCGGTGCGGTTTTTGCGGCATTGGCTTATCTTTGCTTACGTCTTCTCGGTAAAAGAGCTAAACCTGAAACCTCAAATACGATCGTTTTTTTCTTTTCCGCATTTTCCACTATCGTATTATTACCCTTTGTTTTTTTAGATTTCGTCCCCATAACTGCAATTCAATTTAATTATTTACTATTATCCGGAATCACCGCAACCGTCGGACAGTTTTGTGTGACATTGGCATATAAATATGCGGCGGCTAAAGATATTTCCATTTATAGTTATGCTTCGGTATTATTCAGCGCGTTTCTTGGCGCAACTATATTTGAACAATTTCCGGACGGTTGGAGTGTTTTGGGCTATTTAATTATCTTTAGCTCAGGTTTTCTGATGTTTATGTTCACGCGAACAAAGAGAAAGATTTAA